The DNA window GCAAGAGCAGCGGATGGCGAAGGCCGCGCAGGTCGAGCGCGCCGTCGGAGGCGATGCGCGGCTCGCGCTGGCCCGCGCGGCGCGAGAGCCGGCCGCGGGCCAGCGCGCAGTCCAGCGCCTCGAGCGTCTCGCCCTGCGCCTCGAGCTCGCCCGCGTGCCCGCGCGCCCGCCCGGACAGCTCGGCGAGCAGCCGGTCGATCTCGCGGGTAAGCTCCGTCTGCGCGATGCGCAGGCGGTTCCCCGCTTCCACGACGTCCTCGGGCTCAATGAACACCGTCGTCCCGCTCGATGAGACGTCGTGCACGATGCCGCGCACGCGCTGGCGGGCTTCGGCGCGAATGGGCAGAACCGGGCGGTTCTCGCGAAACGTGGCGTAGGAGTCCTGCAAGTGAGTCTGCACGTCGGGATCGCGCAGGTGTCTCGCCATGTGACGCTCGATCTCGGTCTCGAGCTCGCGGATGCGCCGGCGCGCGCGCCGCAGCTCGGGGCTGGCATCGTCGCGCAGCTCGCCGGCCGGCGTCACCACCGCCGCGATCGCGCGCTCGAGCTCGCGCAGCTCGGGCAATGTCTCGGCGAGCGCGGCCAGCCCGGGCGCGAGCTCGCGGTTGCCCGCGAAGGACAGCCGCACGCGGCGCGCAGCCTCCAGCGTCTGGCCCAGGGCCGCCAGCTCGCGCGCGTTCCAGGCGCGCCCGCGCGAGAGCTCAAAGAGCGGCGCGCGCAGGTCGGCCACGCCCGCGAACGGCGGCTCGGACCCGGCGTCGAGCAGCCGCCGGGCTTCGCTGGTGTGCGCCAGCCGCTCGCGCACCGCAGAGTGAGTCGCCGGGAAGTCGAGCGCGCGCAGCGCGGCCGCGCCGCGCTCGGTCGCGGCCTGGCCGGCGCACAGCTCGAGCAGTCTCTGCCACTCGAGCCGCGCGAGCGTCGCGTCGCTGGCCCGGAACGTCACGGGGCGGAATTGTAGATGGCCGACGAAACACCGACCGGCCGGAAGCTGGTGACCGAGGCCCCGAACCCGCGCACGGCCGACCTCGACCGCCTGCCCGTGGGCGAGCTCGTGCAGCGCATCCTCGACGAGGACGCGGGAGTCAGCGCCGCGGTGCGCGCGGCGCGCCCCGCGATCGAGCTGGCGTGTCTGGCGCTGGTCGAGGCGCTCGACGGCGGCGGCCGCTGGTTCAACGTGGGCGCGGGCACGAGCGGGCGGCTGGGGGCGCTGGACGCGGCCGAGATTCCGCCCACGTTCGGGCTCGAGCCGCAGCGGGTGCAGGCGTTGATCGCGGGCGGCCCGCCCGCGCTGCTCGGGCCCGTAGAAGGCGCCGAAGACGACACCGCTGCCGCGCCGCGCGAGCTCGACAAGCTCGGGCTGGGCCCGGGCGACGCCGTGGTCGCGCTGTCGGCCAGCGGGCGAACACCGTACGCGCTGGCGGGGCTCGAGCACGCGCGCCGGCGGGGTGCGCGCGCGATCGCCATCACCTGCGCGCCCGAGTCACCGCTCGCCAAGGCCGCCGAGATCGCGATCGTGGTCGTGGTGGGCCCCGAGGTGATCGCCGGGTCGACCCGCCTGAAGGGCGGCCTGGCGCAGAAGATGGTGCTGCACACGCTGTCCACGGCCGTGATGGTGCGCCTGGGGCGCGTGCACGGGAACTTGATGACGGGCCTGCGCGCCGTGAACTCGAAGCTCTACGAGCGCGGCGTGCGCATCCTGTGCGAGCTGGCAGGCGTCGGCCCGGCCGAGGCGGCCCGGGCGCTCGAGGAGGCCGAGGGCTCGGTCGAGCGCGCGCTCGAGAAGCTCGGCGGCGCGAGCTAGCTCAGAGACTGCCTTCCAGCGGCGGCGCCGAGTTGAAGGTGTACGACGCGACCACTCCGTTGCCGTCGAAGCGCACGACCAGGTCGCGCGTCTCCGTCGTCCCGAACAGCTTGTAGCGGTAGTGGCCGTAGGTCCAGGTGCGCCGGCCGTCCTCCAGGCCGGTGCGCCAGGGCTCGCCGAACATGCGGTGGATCTCGTCGCGGGTGGTGTGGCCGATCTCGATCTGGCCCACCTGATCGGCGGGGAAGTCGCGGCCCACGGTGAGACAGCCCCCGAGCGCTAGCGCCAGCGCCGTGGCCACGACCGTACGCGCCAGTGACTCGCGGGTCATTTGGTCTCCGGCTCGTCGGGGGTCTCGGGCACGTCGTCGCTGTCCTCCTGGCCCGCGAGGCGATCGTGCTGGCCCCAGATCAGCACGTTGTCGACCGCAGCCTGTGCGGTCGAATTGCCGCGCACCATCACGCGCATCGAGCCCGGCACGTTGATCGAGATCGGCGTGTCGGGCAGGGCGGTCTTGCCGTCGAGCGCGATGCGCCAGGTCTTCTGCTCGAAGTCGACGTCGACGGCGACGTGCACCGGCTTCCTGCGCAGCCAGCTGCCGATCTTCTGCGGCAGAGCGGGATGGTTCGGGTCCGTGGACGGCACCGTCACGACGATCTGTCCGGCGGGGTCCAGGCCGATCGCGTGCGCGTTGATCATGTCGAGGAACACCACGACCGGAGCGTCGTGGTTGCGCGTGTCTGCGACGTCGAGCTGGTTCACGCACAGGTCCAGCTCGAAGTGGTACTGACCCCAGCGCGGGTCGAGCGAGAACACGACGCCCTCGCTGTTGCTGTCGCCCGTGGCCGCCGTGAGTCGCAGCGGCTGGTGCTCGAGCCCGCAGAAGCGCTCGACCACCATCGGGTGGCCGAAGAACACCGCGCTCGGCACGTGCTGCGGCCAGACCTCGGTCTTGCCCGGCTCCACGGTCTTGGGCGGCTCGTTGATCTTCTGGCCGTCGGGCGAGAAGTCGACGTCGAACACGAGCTCGGCACCCGAGGGGACCTTTTGCCCGCGGCAGGCGCACAGGCAAAAGACCAGCGCGAACGCGGTGAGTCGAGCGAGCCGGCGCATGGCGCTCAGGTGATGATCTTCCGCACCGAGGCCGTGTCGGGCACGACGATGCGCGAGGCCTCGGAGCGCTGGATCTCGCGCGCCTCCTCGATCATCTCCTCGACGGCGCGGCCCACCGCCTCGGGGAACTTCGCGATCGCCTCCTGGAGCGTCTTGGCCTCGATCAGCGTGGACACCGGCACCGGGCCGACCTGAGACATGAGCTGGGTCTGGGCGATCCAGCGCGCCTCGCGCGAGGGATCGGGCTCGCCGGTCGCGGTGATCGGAACCAGGCGCCGCAGCGACGCGACCTTGAGGTCGGTGTAGCTCTCTTCGCGGTACAGGTTGTTCACGTCGACCGTGAGGTCACCGACGACGCGCCTGGGGTCGCTCATGACGGGGCCCTTTCCTGAAACAGGGAACGCAGTGTACCGCGTCATTCCGCATCGACTAGGATCGTGGCTGGTGGGAGAGGGCTGGCGAGAACGCTGGTTGCGCCGAGCGTGGACGATCCCCGGATACGTCGCGGCCTGGCTCGTCTCGCTCGCGCTCGCGCCGTTCGCGGCGCTGGGCGTGTGGCTGGGCGCGGGCGTCGCCGCGCGGCTGTTGCTGTTCGCGGCCGTCTACCTCAGCTACGAGATGATCGGCCTGGCCGCGGCGGGG is part of the Myxococcota bacterium genome and encodes:
- a CDS encoding N-acetylmuramic acid 6-phosphate etherase, whose protein sequence is MADETPTGRKLVTEAPNPRTADLDRLPVGELVQRILDEDAGVSAAVRAARPAIELACLALVEALDGGGRWFNVGAGTSGRLGALDAAEIPPTFGLEPQRVQALIAGGPPALLGPVEGAEDDTAAAPRELDKLGLGPGDAVVALSASGRTPYALAGLEHARRRGARAIAITCAPESPLAKAAEIAIVVVVGPEVIAGSTRLKGGLAQKMVLHTLSTAVMVRLGRVHGNLMTGLRAVNSKLYERGVRILCELAGVGPAEAARALEEAEGSVERALEKLGGAS
- the bamE gene encoding outer membrane protein assembly factor BamE — its product is MTRESLARTVVATALALALGGCLTVGRDFPADQVGQIEIGHTTRDEIHRMFGEPWRTGLEDGRRTWTYGHYRYKLFGTTETRDLVVRFDGNGVVASYTFNSAPPLEGSL
- a CDS encoding cytoplasmic protein yields the protein MSDPRRVVGDLTVDVNNLYREESYTDLKVASLRRLVPITATGEPDPSREARWIAQTQLMSQVGPVPVSTLIEAKTLQEAIAKFPEAVGRAVEEMIEEAREIQRSEASRIVVPDTASVRKIIT